DNA from Cardiocondyla obscurior isolate alpha-2009 linkage group LG17, Cobs3.1, whole genome shotgun sequence:
GAATTAAATCGTTCTGagccaattatttttacgattgatgataataatataacatcATGTATTGATCTGAAAGCCAGATTTTTGCAACAAACTTATGCAGTAAATACAATGATAACGGTAGAAGTTATCGTaaggtatttaaatatattgtagcATGTAGAAATACAGTTTCTAAAGTTactagaaataattttaacttcaTCTGTAGGAATTCGTACGGTGGCGTCATtgaattttctaatatatCAATGACAGTTAGTGGACCAGGCTACAATGctgatatttcaaataatgaAATTCAACAATCAGATCTTATTTTTCAAgcaaaagaagtaaaaaaattttactttaattttaaagcgcCTTATCAAAATGATGGCGTGGAAATTCGTATTAACACAATTTCTTTACAAATGGGCGATAGTGCATTTTGCTGCATTATATTAAGATTCTCAGCTATGGGCAGAGAAGCGAATTTGATGGATCGTATGTATCCTGAAATACAACAACTTCGGTATGTTTATAAAAGCAgtctgttattattatttattaatagttttaaaaaattaatataagttttatttgcaataGTGGAGGCGAGTTTGAGGCAATAAGACCATTAATTTATGTGGAAGTTAAACAAGAAGAATCCAGTTTAAGTTTGGAAGCAAAATCCAATAACCCTGCGCTTTTAGGCGAGTGGTTACCTATCACGATATCTCTATCAGCTAATGAGAATATTAATGCAATCTGTTTATATGCAATGCTTGTATCTGATGGTAACAACGAGCAATCCAGTATGTCTTcatacttttataatatttataatatttttttagatgaCTTTTTAAgctaattttacaatatatttcagcTGAGTTGAGTATTAATATGGTTAACAAAGAGTCAAAAGTATCTATTCTTGCTGGTAACATGGAGAAAGGAGCTTCAGCAAAACATTTTGTATATATCAGAGCACATAAAGTAGGAGATAGAAACATTCTAATAAAGGtacttgtaaataattatctccataaattaattataatttccataaattaattataattttaattaaatttaattaaaaaaaaaaaaacaggcagACTATACTAGATTCGAACAAATTaagggaaataaagaaataacatACTCATTAGTGGTTAAGAAGCCATTTGAAGTTGCAACACAGTTTTATACTACATTATTCGAACCACTAACAAAAGGTTTTGTTAATGAACCTTTTATCATTATGCCTCATATTACATGTGTTTCTCCATGGCCTATAAACATTTTAAGTACATCTATAGAACtggtaaaaatatatgtatataatttaataaattacacaaatttGTGTTTGGGAAATTAGAACGTTGTAATAAATTCGAGTTTATAATTAGGCAGATTCTATTCAAAGAGAGAATGATCTCAGCAATCAAGAATCAATTTTAACGGGTGCTAAACTGTGTGATGGCGAGACAGGAACTGATGCTTATTGCTTGATCCCAAAAATATGTGGCGAACAACCAATTAGTATTGGAGTATATACTATTAAATGGAAAAGGTAAGAgtagcaaataatatttataatacagtttttaattttgtttatttttatagagcaAATGACGAGACTGCATTGGAAACTAGTAGCAGTGTAACTTTAGCTCCTCTGTGGGTTGAAGATGCAGTGATTGGATTAGAAGCCAAAATGCCAGCCCATGGATGGGTTCGCACGCCATTTtgtatatcatattttataaaaaatcatTCTGATTATCTCGTTACATTGCGATTAGCTATGGAAGGAAGTGATGCCTTTATGTTTGCTGGACAAAAACAAGTACATAAATCacatttatattgaatattgtgttatgcaattattttattgaatatctTTTCAGGTAGATATTTACATACTACCAAAAAATGTTCGAAAAGTTGACTGGGTTTTACGGCCGCTAGTCGCTGGTTTTGTCGCTCTTCCAACATTATCGTTAACTGTACCTGCAGGTAACAATacttaacataatattattattaattcattttatatttgcattgGTTTTATATACAACTGAAATTTATAGATGAGGAACATAAACTAGGTAAAGGACGATTATCAGAGGTGATTGAACGTTCGTTGCCGagtcatatatatatactggTAAGAATAAgttatatgttaattaaaaccatTTCTATAAGGCTACATTGTAATATACTATGTTTTTGCAGCCGAAATCGCAGTCCttagaagaataaataaatcaactTAGAGTCACaaagacaattttttcttataatttatttaaaagattgcattatatattgtaattctaatttaaaatctatCTAAGATTAAATAactgtaaatttttaacagataCTTATTAAATGATAGTAATCAAATTGCTATTgcactttatacatatatatcttataAAAATCGTTTTCAAGAGTATCGAGAATATTGAAGTATATTGTGTAACGTTACCATGGAAACTATGCAGTCTACGCATGCACCAGTGAACATGCACCAGTGAACGTACAATAGCTTTCAATgactttttattacattattagagaataattttacttgacaattatatatataaaaaaaaaaaaaacattaattgtGAATAAACGTCGGCAATTATAATCGTATAATGGTTCTGTAAAATGGTGACGATCAGCAGTATTGATATCAGAAGTGTTTTTGATGAATATCTGCAACAAGAACAGCACTTTGAACAAAAAGTAGAAGAAcggtatttatattatatcttatACCTGCTAATATTGTTACAAATATTCGTACATGCATATTGTTTCTgttcaatataaattatattaattgtcgttttattttacagcaaCAAATTACGCCATGAGATTCGCAATAGAAATACTTTGAAAGTTTCTGTCTCGTCGCCAACGAATATGTCcttaaatttggaaaaatgtCGCATTCGTAATCAAGTTCTTCTAAAGGTTTGCTATAACATTACTCTTtacattgaataatttttaaaatgtagaaaatttttttttgatatatgGCAACTTAAGCATACTTCTACTTTTGAAGCAATTTTGCTGATAAGTTgacaatgttattttttttttatctattgttttgttatattttcCACAATTGGAAGTTTATCGTAAGGTCTTATCAGAACATTTTGAGTGACCTATATTTGAAACAGAGTTTTagttaaaatttgtatatgtGTTACAAAAgcattagaaaaattattaaaataaattactgaaataaaattataattattttaagtttgaaagattaatattgaaataatatgtaataaaattagatcACTTTCATGCAGGATTTGGAAATGTCTAGAGCACGTCTGAGAACTTACGCTTCTTATACTCCTACTGATGCAGAACTGCAGCAGATTTTATCGGTCTACCGAAGTCATCTTCACAGAAATATCCAGAACACGTATGTATGACAAGTTTGTTTCTGCATCATCGATTACTCGTCAATGAATTTCTCAACCTGATAACTCGAGCCGAACGAACAAACTTACAAATGAAAAGTTTGTTGATCGTTGGGATCGATGGATCGGGTTGATTGGTGTGTGGTCTACTTTGTGACGTGGCTGTTTCTTTGCGTGACGTAAAAactgatttataaaattgtggaAAACCTGATGACAATATTTTTCCGCACTTTTTCGACGCGTGTGTGCGACAATCAAGTTCGAATTATTACAAACAACAGTTACCATTATTGTAAAACGAAATAAGGCGAaacaaattgttaaatttagcACGAATCTACATTATTATTGCTCATAAAATCATTATCACCACGTACGGTACCAtgttaaattgttaaaactcGCGAACAGTGTCAACGTGTAATGCATTGTGAACAAATATGCTTGcggttgatttttttttttcaagcgaaATATGAGCCGCGGACtgaaatttaacaaagttaatttgcattattatCTATCCGTTCAAAGGTCTCGAGAAGTCTAATTATAAAGGCAAAAGTGTCACTTACTGAAGACAATCGCGTAACAATTGTTTGCGCTTACCGTATGTATGATAGGCTGATGGATCGACAAATCTTATTATTCGGCTCTTGGAGCTCCTCGAGGAATTGCGCGCGAAAGGATGTAAGCAAGGAAGGTGCGTAGACAAGTGACGAACGGTGTTCACCTGCGCGATCATGCATGccatattcatatttattttctacgtGCAACAGCATTATCGTTACCGATAATTACCGGCGTGCACAACGTGCATACACGATAGAACGGCCACGTATCCAGAAATTGCCCGATAAGAAGCTCGGGGCTAATAATTTGCTGGGAGAACTAGCGTTTATTTTAAGTTGTTGTATTTACACACGACTCACATACGTGGATCCCGACATTTCGCGGACTATTTATTTCATAGGCGTGACTACTCGACGTTGAATTCGCTGGAAGATTAGATTTACAGTTTTATCACCGGCCTCGTCATATCAAATGGCTTTTCGTACTTCTGAAACGtgcaatttatgtaaattattgtaaaagtCCTTGTCCATAGCTTCACTTACCTTTCGCGCCTTTAGAAAATGTCCAAAAAATACGCTAATTGCGAGAGCAATGCTATACGTTCTGtacattgcaaaaaatttaGAAGGACTGAAGAGCGTATGAAATGAAACGTGATGAATGCGTTTTCGGAATAT
Protein-coding regions in this window:
- the LOC139109239 gene encoding uncharacterized protein; its protein translation is MVTISSIDIRSVFDEYLQQEQHFEQKVEERNKLRHEIRNRNTLKVSVSSPTNMSLNLEKCRIRNQVLLKDLEMSRARLRTYASYTPTDAELQQILSVYRSHLHRNIQNTSREV